A stretch of Pyrenophora tritici-repentis strain M4 chromosome 7, whole genome shotgun sequence DNA encodes these proteins:
- a CDS encoding Ubiquitin carboxyl-terminal hydrolase: MPKTLEYETEDETFNTWEIKDWRQLTRREHGPIFECGGHPWRILFFPYGNNVDFASFYLEQAYEEKQMPEDWYACVEFMLVLWNPKDPTIFTTHTAHHRFTAEEGDWGFTRFAELRKLFANSWEDRGRPMVEDNTANVTAYIRVLKDPTGVLWHNFINYDSKKETGMVGLKNQGATCYLNSLLQSLFFTNAFRQAVYQIPTAEEADRSNSAYALQRLFYLLQTSNNAVGTTELTHSFGWDSKQIFEQQDVQELSRVLMDKLDERMKGTEAEGALTRMFVGKMKTYISCINVDYESSRVEDFWDIQLNVSGNKNLDDSFRDYVQVETMDGENKYFAEGFGLQDAKKGVIFESFPPVLHLQLKRFEYDFQRDAMMKVNDRYEFPEVWDAAPYLSDNADRSESWIYHLHGVLVHSGDLNAGHYYAFLKPTKDGHYYKFDDDRVTRATLREALEENFGGDYAQANGNAGQRNPYTRAWSAKRSMSAYMLVYIRETRLDQVLIDSKAVEPPKHLAERLAEERAAIERRKKEREEAHLYMDVAVASEEQFKVYQGFDIVPWKSDVETPASPKIYRILRATTMADFAATVAQELGTEADMLRPWSMVNRQNGTIRPDTALEFPEMTVEEAASKHGTKQAQFRMWIEKAQERDESGAPVFGEKLLDLKGQANNRPLMIFLKHFDAKTQSLFGIGTFYAGYQDKVSDLTPAINKMMGWPAGTQIKLSEEIKQNMIEAMKPKVTLAASEIQDGDIITVQRVLNDKEIAQLEASGGYTEAKDFYDSLLNRITVEFGPRVPDTDLPTFTLTLSKKMAYDQFCSKVAEYLKVDPSHLRFTTVSTAGKPKQAIKYNAASTLNNILFPGPYNYTSSATQRNDAMFYEVLDMSLKELEQRKPIKVTWLPEGLSKEEEHTLMVPKNAQVSDLLDALQKKANISDETMLKVRAYESHMHKFHKVLPPDHSIISLYDYTQIYVAPYPEDDSSKKIMAFHFDKEPSKPHGIPFQFPIKEGEPFSETRQRISDFTKIKGKQLDKIKFTLVSRSQYSTPHPLEDEDVLWDLVGGRDDVSLGLDHPAKTRTLWGKTDSIFIR, encoded by the exons ATGCCCAAGACGCTTGAGTACGAGACCGAGGACGAGACATTCAATACTTGGGAGATCAAGGACTGGCGCCAGCTCACTAGGCGCGAACATGGTCCCATCTTCGAGTGTGGCGGACATCCCTGGCGAATCCTCTTCTTTCCGTATGGTAACAACGTAGACTTTGCTTCGTTCTACCTAGAGCAGGCATATGAGGAGAAGCAGATGCCTGAGGACTGGTACGCATGCGTCGAGTTCATGCTTGTGCTCTGGAATCCAAAGGACCCTACCATCTTCACCACACACACAGCGCACCATCGCTTCACCGCAGAGGAAGGCGATTGGGGCTTTACACGCTTCGCCGAGCTTAGAAAACTCTTCGCCAACTCATGGGAGGACCGGGGCCGGCCAATGGTCGAAGACAACACAGCCAATGTGACTGCCTACATAAGAGTGCTCAAAGACCCAACCGGCGTTTTATGGCACAACTTCATCAA CTACGACTCCAAGAAAGAAACTGGCATGGTCGGGCTCAAGAACCAGGGCGCAACATGCTACCTCAACTCTCTTCTGCAGTCACTGTTCTTCACAAATGCCTTTCGTCAG GCCGTCTACCAGATCCCCACCGCCGAAGAGGCCGATCGGTCAAATAGTGCCTACGCGCTCCAGCGACTTTTCTACCTGCTCCAAACATCGAACAATGCCGTCGGAACAACAGAATTGACGCACTCTTTCGGCTGGGATTCTAAGCAAATTTTCGAACAGCAAGACGTCCAGGAGCTGTCGCGTGTGCTCATGGACAAGCTGGATGAAAGGATGAAAGGCACCGAGGCTGAAGGCGCTCTCACGCGCATGTTTGTCGGCAAAATGAAGACGTACATATCGTGTATCAACGTTGATTACGAGTCCTCAAGAGTTGAAGACTTTTGGGACATCCAACTAAACGTGAGCGGGAACAAGAACCTCGACGACAGCTTCAGGGACTACGTTCAAGTTGAGACAATGGATGGTGAAAACAAATACTTCGCAGAGGGCTTTGGACTACAGGATGCAAAGAAGGGTGTCATCTTCGAGAGCTTTCCTCCCGTACTACACCTCCAGCTCAAGCGCTTCGAGTACGACTTCCAACGCGATGCCATGATGAAGGTCAATGACCGTTACGAGTTTCCTGAGGTGTGGGACGCCGCGCCGTACCTTTCCGACAACGCCGACCGATCCGAGTCCTGGATATACCACCTCCACGGTGTTTTGGTACACAGTGGTGATCTGAACGCGGGTCATTACTACGCTTTCCTTAAGCCGACCAAGGACGGCCATTACTACAAGTTTGACGACGACCGCGTCACACGAGCAACACTGCGAGAAGCGCTGGAGGAGAACTTTGGCGGCGACTATGCTCAAGCAAACGGAAACGCCGGACAGCGGAATCCTTATACACGCGCGTGGTCTGCGAAACGCTCCATGAGTGCTTACATGTTAGTATACATTAGAGAGACCAGGCTCGATCAAGTCCTCATAGACAGCAAGGCCGTGGAGCCGCCAAAGCATCTAGCCGAGCGTCTAGCTGAAGAACGAGCAGCGATCGAACGTAGGAAGAAGGAACGCGAAGAAGCCCACCTCTACATGGACGTTGCAGTTGCCTCCGAGGAACAGTTCAAGGTTTATCAAGGATTCGACATTGTGCCGTGGAAGAGCGATGTAGAGACGCCCGCTAGTCCGAAAATCTACAGAATACTCCGAGCAACTACCATGGCCGACTTTGCCGCAACCGTGGCCCAAGAGCTCGGAACTGAAGCGGACATGTTACGGCCGTGGTCCATGGTGAACAGGCAGAACGGCACGATCCGTCCGGATACAGCTCTCGAGTTCCCAGAGATGACGGTAGAAGAGGCTGCAAGCAAGCACGGCACGAAGCAGGCACAGTTCAGGATGTGGATAGAGAAGGCGCAAGAGCGTGATGAGTCCGGGGCCCCTGTTTTTGGCGAGAAGCTGCTGGATCTCAAGGGACAGGCTAACAACCGCCCATTGATGATCTTCCTGAAACACTTCGATGCAAAGACGCAGAGTTTGTTTGGTATCGGCACTTTTTACGCAGGTTATCAGGATAAGGTCTCTGATCTCACGCCCGCTATCAACAAGATGATGGGATGGCCGGCCGGCACACAGATCAAGCTCTCCGAGGAGATTAAGCAAAACATGATCGAAGCGATGAAGCCCAAGGTCACCTTGGCAGCTTCTGAAATCCAAGACGGCGACATCATCACGGTCCAACGCGTGTTGAACGACAAAGAGATTGCGCAGTTGGAGGCATCAGGAGGCTACACCGAAGCCAAGGATTTCTACGATTCCCTACTCAACAGAATCACCGTCGAGTTTGGGCCGCGGGTACCGGACACGGATCTCCCCACGTTCACCTTGACCCTCAGCAAGAAGATGGCGTACGATCAATTCTGCAGCAAGGTAGCAGAGTATCTCAAGGTTGACCCTAGTCATCTTCGCTTCACCACGGTTAGCACAGCTGGTAAGCCTAAGCAGGCTATCAAGTACAACGCCGCCTCGACATTGAACAACATTCTTTTCCCAGGACCGTACAATTACACTTCGAGCGCAACTCAGCGGAATGATGCCATGTTCTACGAAGTGCTAGACATGAGCTTGAAGGAGCTGGAGCAGAGGAAGCCCATTAAAGTGACTTGGCTTCCTGAGGGTCTCAGCAAAGAG GAGGAACACACCTTGATGGTCCCTAAGAATGCCCAAGTGTCAGATCTTCTCGATGCCCTGCAAAAGAAAGCCAATATCAGTGACGAAACGATGCTCAAGGTACGAGCATACGAATCGCATATGCACAAGTTCCACAAGGTCCTGCCACCCGATCATTCAATCATTAGCCTTTACGACTATACGCAGATCTATGTGGCGCCCTACCCCGAGGATGACTCATCAAAGAAGATCATGGCATTTCACTTTGACAAGGAGCCTTCGAAACCACACGGTATCCCCTTCCAGTTCCCGATCAAAGAG GGCGAACCATTTAGCGAGACCAGGCAGCGAATTTCTGACTTTACAAAGATCAAGGGCAAACAACTTGATAAGATCAAGTTTACCCTAGTCAGCAGGTCACAATATTCAACACCTCACCCGCTTGAAGATG
- a CDS encoding Atrophin-1 multi-domain protein, producing MVQISKDKEVLDEYTLVPYLLQSIPKQHIRFIDIDVQDLVRGMIDALYDHRPGETAARNFRWSHGSEDLANFVYNFVYTHDCFRETPAGPCLYVQYTLDWTEYPCLSAVVHVASHPPMVQFCNVPVQIASMGQYVIAPKLVPVLSRLGTGSYQHYTGEVVYTVKKSSSMIQWDPKGGMFRAQAPDNTEKTSPEFCETLIEARNVVKFPEGVRFECVSRYTIKIDIVTSSQNAVALDPLSPEASISKTPKVPLYTNTSKKPWVPSYTNTPLSKTRRRKRVLIGDLTHRSAWRKVNEQQSLIANKDMKPENPANDTPLMVWKNMKHTNLVDDAFFNDVINSDNWFQIGSPKKRKSSLSEATTIFNEASTEKTETGFKRQKLDGLEGRASETSTLPAEHKPIEPQPTTAVIHKVAQRSPPKSHDFSFTVPSPEPSQLRETINDILAKYRITHSPTSSAPYPQSQPSPSADAEEITFAPIRYITPNTLPQTSSPEVSPTSQPTAPQFAAARTTSPLLPTTDDYVRNSFRAHTWSVAAALAQEQIQNNYREFEEWAERKRCEGLTEWNVGDMEFERVFWDDSEEGTDWGESYMDTDALSEEVSALDLDAEG from the exons ATGGTTCAAATAAGTAAAGACAAAG AGGTTCTTGATGAGTATACCCTCGTGCCCTATTTGCTCCAAAGTATTCCAAAGCAACACATTCGTTTCATCGACATCGACGTTCAAGACCTCGTGCGCGGTATGATCGATGCCCTTTACGATCATCGCCCCGGCGAAACCGCAGCACGCAATTTCCGCTGGTCACACGGCTCTGAAGATCTAGCGAATTTCGTCTACAATTTTGTCTATACACATGATTGTTTCCGAGAGACCCCAGCGGGACCATGTCTGTATGTCCAGTATACATTAGATTGGACCGAGTATCCTTGCCTCTCCGCAGTTGTTCACGTAGCCTCGCACCCGCCCATGGTTCAATTTTGCAATGTACCTGTTCAAATTGCTTCAATGGGACAGTACGTCATTGCGCCAAAATTGGTGCCGGTCTTGAGCAGATTGGGAACCGGAAGCTACCAGCACTATACTGGCGAGGTTGTCTATACCGTGAAGAAATCTTCATCGATGATTCAGTGGGATCCCAAAGGCGGCATGTTCAGGGCCCAAGCACCAGACAATACAGAG AAAACGTCTCCCGAATTCTGCGAGACCCTGATCGAAGCTCGGAATGTTGTCAAGTTCCCAGAAGGCGTGCGCTTTGAATGTGTATCACGATATACCATCAAGATCGACATCGTGACTTCTTCCCAGAATGCTGTAGCATTAGATCCACTTTCACCAGAAGCTAGTATATCAAAGACGCCTAAGGTGCCTTTATACACCAATACATCAAAGAAGCCTTGGGTGCCTTCGTACACCAACACACCGCTGTCGAAAACTCGTCGTCGTAAACGCGTACTTATAGGGGACTTGACCCACAGGTCTGCTTGGAGGAAGGTGAACGAGCAGCAATCCCTAATTGCTAACAAGGATATGAAGCCTGAGAACCCAGCCAACGATACGCCACTCATGGTGTGGAAGAATATGAAGCATACAAACCTAGTCGATGATGCATTCTTCAACGATGTCATCAATTCTGATAATTGGTTTCAGATTGGCTCTCCGAAGAAGCGAAAATCTTCCCTATCTGAAGCCACAACGATTTTCAACGAAGCTTCCACAGAGAAGACAGAGACGGGTTTCAAACGGCAGAAACTTGACGGGCTCGAAGGCAGGGCCTCAGAAACTTCCACCCTGCCTGCCGAACACAAGCCAATCGAGCCTCAACCAACAACCGCCGTAATCCACAAAGTAGCCCAGCGCTCGCCCCCCAAGAGCCACGACTTCTCCTTCACCGTACCGTCCCCCGAACCTTCTCAACTCAGAGAAACCATCAACGACATTCTCGCAAAATACCGCATAACCCACAGCCCGACATCCTCCGCGCCCTACCCGCAATCCCAGCCCAGTCCCAGCGCCGACGCCGAAGAAATCACATTCGCTCCAATCCGTTACATCACACCCAACACCCTCCCACAAACCTCCAGCCCGGAAGTCTCTCCCACCAGTCAGCCCACCGCTCCGCAATTTGCCGCGGCACGTACCACGTCGCCACTACTCCCAACAACCGACGATTACGTGCGCAACTCCTTCCGCGCGCACACATGGTCAGTAGCTGCAGCCCTCGCACAAGAGCAAATCCAAAACAACTACCGCGAATTTGAAGAGTGGGCCGAACGCAAGAGGTGTGAGGGGCTGACGGAGTGGAACGTGGGTGATATGGAGTTTGAAAGGGTGTTTTGGGACGATAGCGAGGAGGGGACGGATTGGGGGGAGAGTTATATGGATACGGATGCGTTGAGTGAGGAGGTGAGTGCGTTGGATTTGGATGCCGAGGGTTGA
- a CDS encoding putative glutathione-dependent formaldehyde-activating family gfa protein, producing the protein MDKDQSRGESTTGISEWKQRPPYRVHEKNEDFDVKYEANCHCGKVKYQLSRREPLDSKLCHCTTCQTQHAAPFQWAAIFHKTDINFTHGHHDLEWYDPTSKSIEHQLPCKVRCSYCHSPIMDEGRNMILLFPSLVHLKTDEDKAYFKPRCHMFYGQRVMDVPDGLPKWSGLSGESDLIEDSPPEAVREQERKREEERNKELKGGEPDEVTKEGTKAGKSDN; encoded by the exons ATGGACAAGGACCAGAGCCGCGGCGAGTCGACGACTGGAATCTCAGAGTGGAAGCAGCGTCCCCCGTACCGCGTCCACGAGAAGAATGAAGACTTTGACGTCAAGTACGAGGCCAACTGCCACTGTGGTAAAGTAAAGTACCAACTCAGTCGACGCGAGCCTCTCGACAGCAAGCTCTGCCATTGCACCACATGTCAAACACAGCACG CCGCCCCCTTCCAATGGGCCGCCATCTTCCACAAAACCGACATAAACTTCACCCACGGCCACCACGACCTAGAATGGTACGACCCAACCTCCAAATCCATTGAGCACCAACTCCCCTGCAAAGTGCGCTGTTCCTACTGCCACTCCCCCATCATGGACGAGGGCCGCAACATGATTTTGCTCTTCCCCTCGCTCGTACACCTCAAGACGGATGAAGATAAGGCGTATTTCAAACCTCGCTGCCATATGTTCTACGGTCAGCGTGTTATGGATGTTCCGGATGGTCTGCCTAAGTGGAGTGGACTTAGTGGCGAGAGCGATCTGATTGAAGATAGCCCGCCTGAGGCGGTGAGGGAGCAGGAGAGGAAGAGGGAGGAGGAGAGGAATAAGGAGTTGAAGGGAGGTGAGCCGGATGAGGTTACTAAGGAGGGGACTAAGGCGGGGAAGAGTGACAACTAA